The nucleotide sequence GCATGTTCGGCGTGACCACGTCCGCGAGGGGCAGCAGGCGCGCCTTCAGCGCCTCGACGGCGTCCTCGCTGATGAGCCGCGCGCCGCTCGTGGCCACCATGACGGGATCGACCACGATGTTGGTCGCCCCGTGGCGCTCGAGCGCGTCGGCGACGGCCTCGATGATGGCGGCCGACGACACCATGCCCACCTTCACGGCGGCGGGGCGGATGTCCTCGAACACGGCGTCGATCTGCTGGGTCACGAAGGCCGGGTCGACGTCGAGCACGCCGGTCACGCCGAGGGTGTTCTGCGCCGTGAGGGCCGTGAGGGCCGTTTCGGCGAACAGGCGATGCGCGGCGATGGTCTTGATGTCGGCCTGGATCCCTGCGCCCCCGCTGGAATCCGACCCCGCGATGCTGAGCACTGCTTCCATACGCACGTCCTTTCCTCGAGCGACGGCGCGGCTACGCGCCGAGCGCCGCCTGCACCGCCGCACGCAGGCGGCGCGTGGTCGCTTCGATATCGTCGGCCGCGAAGATGGCCGACACCACGGCCGCCCCGTCGGCGCCCGTGCCCGCGAGCGCGGGGATGGTCTGCTCGTTCAGGCCGCCGATGGCCACCACGGGAACGTCGACCGCCGCGCAGATGGCGGCGAGGCCGTCCGTTCCCACGTCGGCGGCGTCCGGCTTCGTCGGCGTGCCGAACACGGCGCCCACGCCCAAGTAGTCGGCCCCGGCGGCCTGGGCGGCCAGCGCCTGCTCCACGGTCTGCACCGACACGCCCACGATGGCGTCCGGCCCGAGCTTCGCGCGCGTGTCGGCGCACGCGGCGTCCTCCTGGCCCACGTGCACGCCGTCGGCGCCGGCGATCCGCGCCGCCTCCACGTCGTCGTTCACGACGAACGGAGCGCCCGCCGCGCGGCAGAGCGGCGCGAGCGCGCGGGCCCGCAGCACCACCTCGGCCCGGGGCGCGTCCTTCTCGCGCAGCTGCACGAAGGTGGCACCGCCCCCCAGCGCCTCCTCGACGCACGCGGCGAGCGTGCGATCCCCCAGCCACGCGCGGTCGGTTACCGCATACAGCGCCAATGCGCGGCGCAGATCCTCACGTGGGAACATCGGCCCTCCTCTCGCTTCCGCCGGCTACGCCAGCTCTTCGACCTTCGCGCCCGCCTCGAGCGCGTTGCCATCGAGGTGGTACAGCGCGTCCAAGAGGTAGGTGCGGAACGACCCGTTGCCGTCCAGGCCCCCCATGCGGGTTTGCGCCTGCTGGCCCGCGAGGCCCATGCCGGCGACTGCGGCCACCTGCGACTCCAGAAGCGCGCCCGGGTTCGCCACCGCGTACGCCGTGCACAGGCACGACAGCATGCAGCCGGCGCCCGTGATGCGGCCCATAAGGGGGCTGCCGTTGCGAACGGCGTAGGCGCGATCGGCGTCGGCCACGATGTCGATGGCGCCCGTGATGGCCACGACCGCGCCCGTCTTCGCCGCGAAATCGCGCGCGAACGCCGCGCCGGCCGCCAGGTTGTCCTCGGTCACGGCATCGTCGGGGCACACGTCCACCCCGCGCGTGGCCGCCGCGCCGCCGGCGAGCGCCTTCATCTCCGACATGTTGCCGCGGATGACGGACACGGCCAGCTTGTCGAGCAAATCGCCCGCCACGCGCGTGCGCAAGGCCGACGCGCCCGCGCCCACCGGGTCGAGCACGATCGCATGCCCCAGCTCGCTCGCGCGCTCGCCCGCCGCGAACATGCCCTCGATGGAGCGCTCGTTGAGCGTGCCGATGTTGAGCGTGAGCCCGCCGCAGATGGACGTGATGTCCTCCACGTCGGCAGGCTCGTCGCTCATGATGGGGCTCGCGCCGATGGCCAGAAGCGCGTTCGCGCAGTCGTTCACCGTCACGTAGTTCGTGATGTTGTGCACGAGCGGCGAGCCTGCCCGCACGTTGTCCAAAGCCCTCTTCAAAGCGAATGCCTCCATAGGTTACTCCTTCCCGAGATCGACCGTCAGGCCGTCCATGATCTGATTTACGGTGCGCATCGCGCACATCTCGCCGCACATGGTGCAGGTGCCCTCCGTCGAGGGCGGCGCGCTCTCGAAATACTCCCGCGCACGCGCAGGATCGAGCGCCTCGGCGAACATGCCCTCCCAGTCCACGCGGCGGCGCGCGTCGCTCATGCGGTTGTCGGCATCGCGCGCACCGGGCACGCCCTTCGCGATGTCGGCCGCGTGTGCGGCGATCTTCGTTGCCACAAGGCCCTCGCGCACGTCGGCGGCGTCGGGCAGGCGCAGGTGCTCGGCCGGCGTGACGTAGCACAGGAAGTCCGCGCCCGAGGCCGCGGCCACAGCCCCGCCGATGGCGGCCGTGATGTGGTCGTAGCCCGGCGCGATGTCGGTGACGAGCGGCCCGAGCACGTAGAAGGGCGCGTCGTGGCACAGGCGCTTCTCCAGCTTCATGTTGGCGGCGATCTCGTCGAGCGCCATGTGGCCCGGGCCCTCCACCATCACCTGCACGCCCGCATCCCATGCGCGGCGCGTGAGCTTGCCGATCTCGATGAGCTCGGCGATCTGCCCCGCGTCGGTGGCGTCGTAGGTGGACCCGGGGCGCATAGCGTCGCCCAGGCTGATGGTCACGTCGTGCTCGTGCAGGATGGCCAGCACCTCGTCGTAGAACTCGTAGAAGGGGTTCTCGTTGCCGGTGGCCTCCATCCAGGCGAAGATAAGCGACCCGCCACGGCTCACGATGTTCGTGAGGCGGCCCGTCTCGCGGAAGCTCTCGATGGTGCGGCGGTTCATGCCAGCGTGGACGGTGACGAAGTCCACGCCGTCCTGGGCATGCGCGCGCACCACGTCGAGGAAATCCTTGGCCGTGATGGTGACGAGCGGCTTCTCCAAATAGCCGATGGCGTCGTACATCGGCACGGTGCCGATCATCGCCGGCGACTTCTCCACGAGGGCGCGCCGGAACGCGGCCGTCTTGCCGCTGTTCGACAGGTCCATGATGGCCTCGGCGCCCAGTTCAAGAGCCACGTCGACCTTCTTCCATTCCTCGGCCTCGCAGGCGACGTCGCCCGAGATGCCCATGTTCACGTTCACCTTCGTGCGCAGGCCGCCGCCCACGCCCTCGGGCGAGAGGCTCGCATGGTGGATGTTCGCGGGGATGGCGATGCGTCCGGCCGCCACGCCCTCCCGGATGAACTCGGGATCGCGCCCCTCCTTCTCGGCCACGGTGCGCATGGCCGGCGTGACGGTGCCCGCACGGGCGTGGTCGATTTGCGTGACCGGTGCAGGATTGCCGCGCGCTGCGGCGCTGATCTGCGTCATAGAGCTCCCTTCGTTGGCATTACCCATGTCAGGTTCCTCGGGTCGAAGCGTGCTTCGGCGCTTCCTCTCAGCCTGCCCGGCCGCGCATGCGGCTTGCAAGCTCCCCGGTATGTCGAGGCCGCCTCGCGGCGGCGCGGCGCCAGGCGGTGCCGCTCGGGCGATTATACCGCCCCGCCCTGCGTTTCGCGCGCCGAATCCGCCGGCGAGCTCTACGAACCGTCGATTGCACACAGGCCGAAGATGCCCCACAATGGAGGGAAAACGCGAGGCGGCGAGGAAAACCCATGGACAGCGAACGGAAAAAGCAGCTCAAGCAGGCCTACGGCGAGCGCAGGCCTGCCATGGGCGTTCTGGAGATGCGCTGCCTCGCCACGGGCGAGCGGTTCCTCATCGCCTCGCGCGATCCGCGGGCAACCGAGAACGGCCTGGTCGCCCGCTTCGACGGCGGAAATCACCCCAACAAGTGCCTGCAGGCGCTGTGGAACAAGCACGGCCGCGGGGGATTCGCGTTCGCTCTCGTTGAGGAGCTGGAATACGACGACGCCCATGAAGACCACGCCGAAGAGCTCCAGGCCCTGCTGGAGCTGTACCTGGAGGAGCATCCGGAAGCGAAGCGCGTTTGGAAGTGAGCTGCGCGCCAGAAGCAGAAAACGTGGAGCCGGGTTCGCGCGGACGCGAGAGGAAGCCCGGGCAAGGCTCTTGTGCACAGTTTTTACCGATTCCCCACAACGATGAGCCCCTCAAAACTCTACAGCATCGCTTATCTCCGCGATGAGATTTTCTGATCAGGAGAAACTCTGCAAGAAGAAAACTCTCCAGCGCCATGGGAGAGCCTGCGCGATCATGCTTGGCAAGAATCGGTGATTACTGTGCAACGACGCCCCAAACCCCTCCGGGTCATCCCGAGCGGAGGCGCGCATCGACCCGCGAAACGCCAACGGTGGTTTGAAGCGAGCAGCGCGACCGCGATCGCTCCGCAGTCCGCACTCCACCCTCCGCTCGGCTGTGTCCCCCGCCCCGTCAGGGCAGCGGGTAGAACACGTACAACGTCCCTTCCTCCACGGCGATGCGCGCGGGCTTGCCCACGAGCTCGTTGGACACGCCGCGCGACGTGCGGTTCGACAGGTCCTCGTCGTCGAGGGAGTACAGCATGCCCGTCTCGATGACGCCGCGGGCGCAATCGTTCGCAGAGAACACGGATACCGTGCCGGACTCCAGCAGGGGCAGGTCCATCACGTCGGGGCCGGTGAGCGCGCGCAGGGCGCTGCCCTCGCCCACGGCGGTCACGTAGAACTCCCGCTCGGAGAACTTCGCGAACAGCTGCAGGTTGGCGATGGTGTGGTCGAGCCGCCCGCCCAGGGCCGCATACACCACGAGGTCGTCGTAGTCCCAGGCCACGGCCTTCTCAAGCGCCAGCTCCATATCGCTTTTGTCCTTCTTCACCGGGAATCGCGACACGCGGCGGCACTTGGGAAGGTAGCCGAGCGAGTCGAAGTCGCCCACCGCCATGTCGGGCTTCACGCCCAGCTCTTCCAGGTAGGCGAAGCCGGCGTCCACGGCGATCACGAACTCGAACATGCCCGCCTCGTAGCGGGCCTTGAAGTCCTCGGCATTGAACTCGGGGGACGCTCCCACGATCGCGCACGTCGCCATCTACCTCGCCCCTTCCGCACATCCGCCTGTCGGAGCCTGGGCCGCGAGCACGGCAAGCCGCTCGCCCTCCAACCGGTGCAGCACGAGCGCGTCGACCCGTTCGGCATCCAAGCGCTCGTAGAATGCAAGCCCCGCCTCGTTCGCGTCGCGGCAGTGCCATGAGAGGCGCCGATAGCCCCGCTCCTCGCAGAGCGCTGCCAGGCGCGCCATGAGCGCCCGGCCCGCACCGGCACCCCGGTACGCCTCGTCCACGAACAGGTCCTCCAGGTACACGCCGCAACCCCCCGTCCACACGGAGAACGCGCGGCAGAAGACCGCGCACCCCACCACGCCGTCGTCCGGATGCTCGGCGACCAGCGCCTCGCCCCCGCCTTCGTCGAACATGCCCCTCACGATATCCGCGGGCGTGGCGGCCACCGCACCTTCGCGCCCCATCGAGGCGGCAAGCCCCTGGGTCAGCCTGAGCAGTGCCGGTGCGTCCCCGCGCGTGGCGAAACGTATGGTGAGTTCCTCGTTCATGGTGCTCCTTACCTCTGCCGGCACGCGGCCCGCCCGCCGGCTGCACGCGGCCGGATCGGTTTTTCGCGCTGCTTCGCTTTTCGCGGGCGCGCGCTGCTTTCGGTTTGCTAGAATACCATATGCGAGCGGGCCAGACGATCGCGCACCTCGGTGTGAGGAAAGTCCGGGCTCCATAGGGCAGGATGCCAGCTAACGGCTGGGCGGGGCGACCCGACGGATCAGTGCCACAGAAAAGAAGACTCCCCCGCGAACACGCGCTTCGGCGCGCGGCAACGGGAGAAAAGCTGAAACGGTGCGGTAAGAGCGCACCAGCGCGCCGGCAACGGCGCGGCTTGGAAAACCCCATCCGGAGCAAGCGCAAATAGGAACGCGACACGGTGGCCCGCCGTACGTTCGGGTTGCGTGCTTGAGGCGTGCGGCGACGCACGTTCGAGATAAATGGTCGTCCAACGACAGAACCCGGCTTATCGGCCCGCTCGCATCTTCCCTTCATACAGCGACCTTTTCCGAGAATTCCCAACTGCCGATAGCGGCGATCAGCAGCGGCTACGCCGGGAACAGCGTGTACGCGGTCCCCTCGGGAGCGGCGCAGGTGCGGATGCTCACGCCGAAGGCGCGCTCGATGGCGCCGGTGGCGAGGACCTCTTCCACCGTGCCGGACGCGGTGGCGCGCCCGCGCTCCATGACGAGCAGGCAATCGGAGTACCGCAACGCCAGGTCGAGGTCGTGGATGACCATGACGACGGTCTTGCCCGCCTCGACGTTCAGGCGTCGCACGAGCTCCATCGTCTCGTGGCAGGCGCGGATGTCGAGGTAGGTGGTGGGCTCGTCGAGCACGATGAGGTCGGTGTCCTGCGCCAGCGTCATGGCGATGAACGCGCGCTGACGCTCGCCGCCCGACAGCCGACGCAGCTCGTGCGCGCGGAACCGCGCGACGTTCGCCAGCTCGAGCGCGCGCTCCACCTGCTCGCGGTCCTCGCGCGAGAGCCTCCCCTGATGCGCCTGGTACGGGTAGCGCCCGCACGCCACGAGCGCCTCCACCGTCATCGCCGGCGGGCGGCTGGCCTGCGCCAGCACGGCCACG is from Gordonibacter urolithinfaciens and encodes:
- the thiD gene encoding bifunctional hydroxymethylpyrimidine kinase/phosphomethylpyrimidine kinase; this translates as MEAVLSIAGSDSSGGAGIQADIKTIAAHRLFAETALTALTAQNTLGVTGVLDVDPAFVTQQIDAVFEDIRPAAVKVGMVSSAAIIEAVADALERHGATNIVVDPVMVATSGARLISEDAVEALKARLLPLADVVTPNMPEAEVLCGFSVNDDASMERAARELAGRVRGAALVKGGHGVERADDVLVASADAPACWLRAARIDTKNTHGTGCTLSSAIACGLAKGLPMEEAVRAAKDYVHGALAAGLDLGRGSGPLDHMWNETRGRG
- the thiE gene encoding thiamine phosphate synthase, which produces MFPREDLRRALALYAVTDRAWLGDRTLAACVEEALGGGATFVQLREKDAPRAEVVLRARALAPLCRAAGAPFVVNDDVEAARIAGADGVHVGQEDAACADTRAKLGPDAIVGVSVQTVEQALAAQAAGADYLGVGAVFGTPTKPDAADVGTDGLAAICAAVDVPVVAIGGLNEQTIPALAGTGADGAAVVSAIFAADDIEATTRRLRAAVQAALGA
- the thiM gene encoding hydroxyethylthiazole kinase yields the protein MEAFALKRALDNVRAGSPLVHNITNYVTVNDCANALLAIGASPIMSDEPADVEDITSICGGLTLNIGTLNERSIEGMFAAGERASELGHAIVLDPVGAGASALRTRVAGDLLDKLAVSVIRGNMSEMKALAGGAAATRGVDVCPDDAVTEDNLAAGAAFARDFAAKTGAVVAITGAIDIVADADRAYAVRNGSPLMGRITGAGCMLSCLCTAYAVANPGALLESQVAAVAGMGLAGQQAQTRMGGLDGNGSFRTYLLDALYHLDGNALEAGAKVEELA
- the thiC gene encoding phosphomethylpyrimidine synthase ThiC; the encoded protein is MTQISAAARGNPAPVTQIDHARAGTVTPAMRTVAEKEGRDPEFIREGVAAGRIAIPANIHHASLSPEGVGGGLRTKVNVNMGISGDVACEAEEWKKVDVALELGAEAIMDLSNSGKTAAFRRALVEKSPAMIGTVPMYDAIGYLEKPLVTITAKDFLDVVRAHAQDGVDFVTVHAGMNRRTIESFRETGRLTNIVSRGGSLIFAWMEATGNENPFYEFYDEVLAILHEHDVTISLGDAMRPGSTYDATDAGQIAELIEIGKLTRRAWDAGVQVMVEGPGHMALDEIAANMKLEKRLCHDAPFYVLGPLVTDIAPGYDHITAAIGGAVAAASGADFLCYVTPAEHLRLPDAADVREGLVATKIAAHAADIAKGVPGARDADNRMSDARRRVDWEGMFAEALDPARAREYFESAPPSTEGTCTMCGEMCAMRTVNQIMDGLTVDLGKE
- a CDS encoding GIY-YIG nuclease family protein — encoded protein: MDSERKKQLKQAYGERRPAMGVLEMRCLATGERFLIASRDPRATENGLVARFDGGNHPNKCLQALWNKHGRGGFAFALVEELEYDDAHEDHAEELQALLELYLEEHPEAKRVWK
- a CDS encoding thiamine diphosphokinase, producing the protein MATCAIVGASPEFNAEDFKARYEAGMFEFVIAVDAGFAYLEELGVKPDMAVGDFDSLGYLPKCRRVSRFPVKKDKSDMELALEKAVAWDYDDLVVYAALGGRLDHTIANLQLFAKFSEREFYVTAVGEGSALRALTGPDVMDLPLLESGTVSVFSANDCARGVIETGMLYSLDDEDLSNRTSRGVSNELVGKPARIAVEEGTLYVFYPLP
- a CDS encoding GNAT family N-acetyltransferase, which codes for MNEELTIRFATRGDAPALLRLTQGLAASMGREGAVAATPADIVRGMFDEGGGEALVAEHPDDGVVGCAVFCRAFSVWTGGCGVYLEDLFVDEAYRGAGAGRALMARLAALCEERGYRRLSWHCRDANEAGLAFYERLDAERVDALVLHRLEGERLAVLAAQAPTGGCAEGAR
- a CDS encoding ABC transporter ATP-binding protein, which encodes MISADAGHAAAIEVRDVSFSYGKEPFIEGLSAAFPRGAVTSVVGPNGCGKSTMIKLIDGLLRPQMGEVRIDGVATLSLKAKERARRVAVLAQASRPPAMTVEALVACGRYPYQAHQGRLSREDREQVERALELANVARFRAHELRRLSGGERQRAFIAMTLAQDTDLIVLDEPTTYLDIRACHETMELVRRLNVEAGKTVVMVIHDLDLALRYSDCLLVMERGRATASGTVEEVLATGAIERAFGVSIRTCAAPEGTAYTLFPA